A genome region from Nocardia sp. NBC_00565 includes the following:
- the mrf gene encoding ribosome hibernation factor-recruiting GTPase MRF → MDPALLPSGRPSDRRTPVVVVAGFSGQAAADVARLAAGLRAAPGTVTIRHDLSGLGEGIVHRTVRIGEQETSTVLELAHGCVSCTLRIDLLPLLCALAARDSVNRIVLELDPAFEAEAVCQAIEHVVITGVVGRVDGPAGREVRIEAVLTCLDAQTWLADATSEDTLAEHGLATVDDDRTVAQVAVGQIDFADAVVALDNTGDASDRARLAAVLSRLVPEAPVAWVRDIAALDVEALLARIPAHSRRGRVFDAHAPLLRGQPPLGTEHGVALVEFAASRPFHPARLHEALDVLFDGVVTARGRMWLATQPNEVVWLESAGGGLRVGGAGPWLAAMSPSELEQADPARRAMAALRWDEQFGDRDISLVILAHDADPADIRQALHWALVEDDELRLVERAPERVAQWEDPFGEWHADPCETSEPTGLPVDGQTKSPRGEAK, encoded by the coding sequence GTGGATCCCGCCCTACTCCCATCCGGGCGGCCGTCCGACCGGAGAACGCCCGTCGTGGTGGTCGCCGGATTCTCCGGACAAGCCGCGGCGGATGTCGCTCGACTGGCCGCGGGGCTGCGCGCGGCGCCGGGCACCGTCACCATCCGCCACGACCTGAGCGGGCTCGGCGAGGGCATCGTGCACCGCACGGTGCGTATCGGCGAGCAGGAGACCTCGACGGTGCTCGAGCTCGCACACGGCTGCGTATCCTGCACCCTGCGCATCGATCTGCTGCCGCTGCTGTGCGCGCTGGCCGCTCGCGACTCGGTGAATCGCATTGTGCTGGAACTGGATCCGGCCTTCGAGGCGGAGGCGGTGTGTCAGGCGATCGAGCATGTCGTGATCACCGGCGTGGTCGGCCGCGTCGACGGTCCGGCCGGTCGCGAGGTGCGGATCGAGGCGGTGCTCACCTGTCTGGACGCGCAGACCTGGTTGGCCGACGCGACCAGCGAGGACACGCTCGCCGAGCACGGACTGGCCACCGTCGACGACGATCGGACGGTGGCCCAGGTCGCGGTCGGTCAGATCGACTTCGCGGATGCCGTTGTCGCACTGGATAATACGGGCGATGCCAGCGATCGGGCTCGGCTCGCAGCGGTGCTGTCCCGGCTGGTGCCCGAGGCGCCGGTGGCTTGGGTGCGGGATATAGCCGCACTCGATGTCGAGGCGTTGCTCGCGCGTATTCCGGCCCACTCCCGGCGCGGCCGCGTCTTCGACGCACACGCGCCGCTGCTGCGCGGTCAACCGCCGCTCGGTACCGAACATGGTGTGGCACTTGTCGAATTCGCCGCGAGCCGCCCCTTCCATCCGGCCCGTCTGCACGAAGCACTCGATGTGCTCTTCGACGGTGTCGTGACCGCACGTGGGCGGATGTGGCTGGCCACCCAGCCGAACGAGGTGGTGTGGCTGGAGTCCGCGGGCGGCGGTCTGCGCGTCGGCGGCGCGGGGCCGTGGCTGGCCGCGATGAGTCCGAGCGAACTGGAACAGGCCGATCCCGCCCGCCGGGCCATGGCCGCGCTGCGCTGGGACGAGCAGTTCGGCGACCGGGACATCTCACTGGTGATCCTGGCCCACGACGCCGATCCGGCCGATATCCGCCAGGCGCTGCACTGGGCGCTCGTGGAAGACGACGAGCTGAGGCTGGTCGAACGCGCACCCGAGCGCGTCGCGCAATGGGAGGACCCGTTCGGCGAATGGCACGCCGACCCCTGCGAGACCAGTGAACCCACCGGCCTACCGGTCGACGGACAAACGAAAAGCCCGAGAGGAGAAGCGAAATGA